From Salvia splendens isolate huo1 chromosome 16, SspV2, whole genome shotgun sequence, a single genomic window includes:
- the LOC121770123 gene encoding ATP-dependent DNA helicase PIF1-like, with amino-acid sequence MCNIKPGSALAELIVRAKLIIWDEAPMIHKHCVQAVDMTFRDIMRVCNELSTDKPFGGKTVVFDGDFGQILSVVPKGSRQDVVNAAINSSYLWRNCTVLRLTKNMRLLSAASSDEVSRLKEFSSWVASIGDGVVGGPNDGEVTIDLLSDIVLSNSGDPLRTIVSTIYPSYMNHEELSNCLHERAILAHTLEVVDEVNQFMMSLNQSQGRVYLSSDSISNSDLTSNGLAEIHSVEFLNKFKCSCTYNHELLLKVGTLVILLRNIDHSNGLCNGTRLVITRLGDYVLEGQVLGGHNVGHKVLIPRMSLIPSDPRLPFKFQRRQFPLVVSYAMTINKSQGQSLSHVGLFLRKPVFSHGQLYVAISRVTSRGGLKILVCGDEDDNRSDATVNVVYKEVFQNL; translated from the coding sequence ATGTGCAATATAAAACCAGGGAGTGCACTTGCTGAACTGATTGTAAGAGCTAAGCTTATCATATGGGATGAAGCTCCGATGATTCATAAACATTGCGTACAAGCCGTGGATATGACTTTCAGAGATATCATGCGTGTATGTAATGAGCTCAGTACAGACAAACCCTTTGGCGGAAAAACAGTAGTTTTTGATGGTGACTTCGGACAAATCTTATCAGTTGTTCCTAAGGGTAGTAGGCAAGATGTTGTGAATGCCGCTATTAACTCTTCATATCTTTGGAGGAATTGCACAGTTCTGAGGTTGACCAAAAACATGCGACTTTTGAGTGCTGCATCTTCTGATGAAGTTTCACGATTGAAGGAATTTTCTTCTTGGGTTGCTTCTATTGGAGATGGAGTTGTTGGTGGTCCAAATGATGGCGAAGTGACTATTGATCTCCTTTCAGACATTGTTTTGTCTAATTCTGGGGATCCTCTTAGAACAATTGTTTCAACGATATATCCGTCCTATATGAATCATGAAGAGTTGAGTAATTGTTTGCATGAGCGTGCCATACTTGCTCATACTTTAGAGGTTGTTGATGAGGTTAACCAATTCATGATGTCGTTGAATCAGTCTCAGGGTCGAGTTTATTTGAGTTCTGATAGTATCTCAAACTCAGATTTGACCTCAAATGGCTTAGCTGAGATACATTCTGTTGAATTTTTGAATAAGTTCAAGTGTTCATGTACATATAATCATGAATTGTTGTTGAAAGTTGGTACTCTTGTGATATTGTTAAGGAATATAGATCACTCGAATGGATTGTGTAATGGCACCAGACTGGTAATTACGCGTTTGGGTGATTATGTTTTGGAGGGACAAGTATTGGGTGGCCATAATGTTGGTCATAAAGTTTTGATTCCCCGAATGTCTTTAATACCATCTGATCCAAGGTTGCCATTCAAATTCCAACGACGACAATTTCCTTTGGTTGTGtcgtatgcaatgaccattaacaaaAGTCAAGGTCAATCTCTGTctcatgttggattatttttacGAAAACCAGTGTTCAGTCATGGACAATTGTATGTTGCTATATCTAGAGTTACGAGTCGTGGAGGTCtcaagattttagtttgtggagaTGAAGATGATAATAGAAGCGATGCTACtgttaatgttgtttacaaagaagtttttcaaaacttataA